Within the Maribacter sp. BPC-D8 genome, the region CGATCGTATCAATGCGTTCAGTAATTGCCTCTAGCAAATTTCAAAAGGCAGAAATGGAATTACCAATCGCATTCGGTAAGACTATTAGTAACGAAACCTTTGTAGTAGATTTAGCAAAAATGCCTCACCTATTAATGGCAGGTGCAACTGGTCAAGGTAAATCGGTAGGTTTAAATGCAGTACTTACTTCGTTATTATACAAAAAGCATCCGGCAGAAGTGAAATTTATTTTGGTCGATCCAAAAAAAGTTGAACTTACACTTTACAATAAAATTGAACGTCATTTCTTAGCTAAGCTTCCTGATTCTGAAGAAGCTATTATCACAGACAACACAAAAGTAATTCACACCCTGAATTCACTTTGTATTGAAATGGATAATAGATATGAATTGTTGAAATTAGCGATGGTTCGTAACCTTAAAGAATACAACACGAAGTTTAAGGCTAGAAAATTGAATCCGAATGACGGACACAAATTCTTACCATACATTGTTTTAGTAATTGATGAGTTTGCCGATTTGATCATGACAGCCGGTAAAGAGGTAGAAACGCCCGTAGCAAGACTTGCACAACTAGCAAGAGCAATTGGTATACATTTGATCATCGCAACCCAGAGACCTTCTGTAAACGTTATTACAGGTATCATCAAAGCCAACTTCCCTGCGAGGTTAGCTTTTAGAGTAACTTCTAAAATTGATTCAAGAACTATATTAGATACCGCAGGTGCAGATCAATTAATTGGTAGAGGAGATATGTTGTTTACACAAGGTAATGATGTCACCCGTATTCAATGTGCATTTGTCGACACCCCAGAGGTAGCAAAAATTGTGGAATTCATTGGTAGTCAGCGTGCTTACCCAGACGCACACGAATTACCTGAGTACGTCGGTGAAGATTCTGGCACGAGTCTTGATAATAACGTGTCTGACAGGGATGCAAAGTTTCGCGAAGCTGCTGAAGTTATCGTAATTGCTCAACAAGGTTCTGCTTCTTTAATTCAACGAAAATTGAAATTAGGGTATAATAGAGCTGGTAGAATTATTGATCAATTAGAAGCCGCAGGCATTGTAGGTCCGTTTGAAGGTAGTAAAGCACGACAGGTTTATGTATCTGACATGGTTGCCCTTCAACAAATTTTGGATAATGAATAATATTAAAAAGATGAAGAAAGTTATTATTGTATTGACGATTATGTTTACCGCAACCTTTGCTAACGCACAAGGTTCAGATAAAGCAAAAGCCCTACTTGATGAAGTTTATAATAAAGTACAGAGCTATGACAACATCTTTGTAGACTTCAAATTTGATTTAAAGAATACAGATGCAGGTATCAACCAAGAGACAAGAGGAGATGTTACCCTTGCTGGCGATAAATACATGTTCAATTACTTAGGTTCTCAGCAAATTTTTGACGGTAACAAAGTATACACTATCGTACCAGAAAATGAAGAAGTTACTATTGAAGACAAGTCTGATGATGAAAACGCCATGACTCCTTCTAAAATGCTGACTTTCTACAAAGAAGGACACAACTACGCTTGGGATATTCTACAAAATATTCAAGGGAGAAAAATACAATACGTAAAATTGACCCCTATCGATTCTGACACCGAAATAAAGTCAAGATTATTAGGTATAGATATGGGCACAAAGCACATTTACAACTTAATTGAAACAGGTAAGAATGGTACAAAAACAACGATCACTGTTAATTCTTTTAAAACAGATCAAACTTTGTCCAAAACCTTATTTACTTTTGATGAAGCTAAATACAAGGATGAAGGTTATTTCATTCTAAGAAATTAGAACTATTGAGAATACTAGACCGATATATCCTATCAAGGTTCGTTTTTAATTTTGTCAGTTCGTTTGTAATATTGATGTTCATCTTCATATTCCAAACGATTTGGCTTTTTATTGATGATCTGGCGGGTAAAGGTTTAGATATTGTCATTATTGGTAAGTTCTTGTTTTATTTAATGCCAGATCTTACTGAAAAAGTACTGCCACTTACCGTACTTTTATCTTCCATTTTAACCTTTGGCTCTATTGCAGAAAATTATGAATTCGCTGCAATGAAGGCATCAGGTATTTCTCTGCAACGTTCTATGTTGAGTTTAATCATATTCGTAACCATTTTAGGCGGAGTCACTTTTTTCTTTGCTAATAACGTTATTCCCCTATCACAAAGAAAAATATACAACCTCCGTAGAAATATTGCTAAGGTAAAACCTGCAGCAGTTGTCTCTGAAGGCGTTTTCAGTGATTTTGAAGGAATGAACATTAAGGTAGATGAAAAATATGGTGATAATGATCGTTTTCTTAAAAACGTAATCATTCATAGAAAGTCTGCAAACAACCTGAACACTACCGTCATCAAATCTAAATCGGGCGAATTAATAAGTAGCGAAGACTCAGACGTTATACAATTGGTATTAACAGATGGTCATTACTACGAAGACATCACCTCGAAAAGTAATGATAGCAAAATGAAATTCCCTTTTGCTCAGGCAGATTTCGATACGTATACAATGAACATCGAAATTCCTGAAATTAATAATGATGATTTAGAAGAAGAGCGCGATATCAGTACCGATAAAATGAAGAATATATCGCGACTTTCAAAAGATATCGATTCTTTACGTGGCGATAACTATCGTATTGTTCGTGCATTTTCTAAAAACATAGAAGGTAGAACAGGTATGTTTTCTCCTTTGGTTGCCAAAAACAATGATTCCACAAAAACGGATATGATCCGTAAAAAAGATTCTGTTTTAAATGCGAAAGCAATTATCGCTATGAAAAATATAGCGCTGCAAGATTCTATAAATGATAATTTTCTTGTCCTTTTTCCAGATTGGCAACAGATTCAGATATTAAGTAGTGCAAAAAATGCCACAACTAGTATTTTAGGTACTGTAAGTGGTAAAAAAGAAGAAATGCAGAAGAGATATAAAATCTACAATATGCACATTCTTTCGCTT harbors:
- a CDS encoding LolA family protein, whose product is MKKVIIVLTIMFTATFANAQGSDKAKALLDEVYNKVQSYDNIFVDFKFDLKNTDAGINQETRGDVTLAGDKYMFNYLGSQQIFDGNKVYTIVPENEEVTIEDKSDDENAMTPSKMLTFYKEGHNYAWDILQNIQGRKIQYVKLTPIDSDTEIKSRLLGIDMGTKHIYNLIETGKNGTKTTITVNSFKTDQTLSKTLFTFDEAKYKDEGYFILRN
- a CDS encoding LptF/LptG family permease, with translation MFIFIFQTIWLFIDDLAGKGLDIVIIGKFLFYLMPDLTEKVLPLTVLLSSILTFGSIAENYEFAAMKASGISLQRSMLSLIIFVTILGGVTFFFANNVIPLSQRKIYNLRRNIAKVKPAAVVSEGVFSDFEGMNIKVDEKYGDNDRFLKNVIIHRKSANNLNTTVIKSKSGELISSEDSDVIQLVLTDGHYYEDITSKSNDSKMKFPFAQADFDTYTMNIEIPEINNDDLEEERDISTDKMKNISRLSKDIDSLRGDNYRIVRAFSKNIEGRTGMFSPLVAKNNDSTKTDMIRKKDSVLNAKAIIAMKNIALQDSINDNFLVLFPDWQQIQILSSAKNATTSILGTVSGKKEEMQKRYKIYNMHILSLHNKYALAFSCIILFFVGAPLGAIIRKGGLGLPMVIAIVLFLIYYFIGVFASNYAKEGNIHPMLGAWLATLIMLPLGFILTKRATEDKGLMDFGFIADFFKKIFKKKDKADS